A genome region from Solanum pennellii chromosome 12, SPENNV200 includes the following:
- the LOC107006340 gene encoding uncharacterized protein LOC107006340: MGATDTKKDELAFYQLKNVAQTWCKIWQDREMREAKVKECINLKQGSMTVRDYSLKFVKMSSYDTFLVSNNRDEMSRFLTGITGDLEEKCRDAMLPNNMDLSRLMVHVHQVEDNQKKGGVSDARKPKTYDQAGPSNCGNRNNFGVCEQPKFKKGHRVQGNNACFGCGKNGHMVKECPQRRGKTGGNAQPTPNPQGTAVAEPPKRNNFYALKVRKEQEKSANVVTGSTLFFVTSLLALTLEIFPEFLHDPIVVGTILG; the protein is encoded by the exons ATGGGGGCCACAGATACAAAGAAGGATGAGCTGGCTTTCTATCAGCTCAAGAATGTTGCACAAACTTGGTGCAAGATTTGGCAGGATAG ggaaatgagggaggccaaggttaaGGAATgtatcaaccttaagcagggatcTATGACAGTCAGGGattattccctgaagtttgtaaAGATGTCCAGCTATGACACTTTCCTTGTGTCTAACaacagggatgagatgagtaggttcctAACAGGAATCACCGGAGATCTGGAGGAGAAGTGTCGGGATGCGATGCTCCCcaataacatggacctctctaggctgatggtgcatgtccaccAGGTAGAGGACAACCAAAAGAAGGGTGGCGTCAGTGATGCTAGGAAGCCTAAGACTTATGATCAGGCAGGTCCTAGCAATTGTGGCAACAGGAACAACTTCGGCGTCTGTGAGCAACCCAAATTCAAAAAGGGCCATCGAGTTCAA GGCAATAATGCCTGCTTCGGTTGCGGAAAGAacgggcacatggttaaggaatgcCCACAGCGCAGGGGTAAgactggaggtaatgctcagcctactCCTAATCCACAGGGTACAGCAGTAGctgagcctcctaagaggaacaacTTCTACGCCCTGAAGGTCAGGAAGGAGCAAGAGAAGTCCGCtaatgtggtcacag ggtctacgcttttcTTTGTAACTTCTTTGCTTGCTCTCACCCTTGAGATATTTCCTGAatttttgcatgatcctatagtggttggTACAATTTTAGGATAA